GGGTCGAACTTGTCGATGGCGTCCATCAGGCCGAGTACACCGGTATTGATCAGATCGTCCAGCTCGATCTGCGGCGGCAAACGGCGCAGAATCCGCATCGCGACGAGCTTGATCAGCGGCGTGTATTGATGAATCAACTCGGCACGGGTCGTGTCATCGACCGCGCGCGATGCCTCGCTCATTTCGTCCAGATCCTCTCGAAAACCCACGCGACCACGGCGGAAAGCGCACCGAGCGCCGCTCCGACCGCGAGTGAACGCAGCAGGATCGCGCCGGGCGGCACCGAGAACACGAGTCCCGTCGTGGCCGCCACCATAAACGATCCGAGCGAGATCGTCGAGACAATTCGGCGTGATGAGGCGTTCATCGAGGATCCTTACAACAGGTCCAGCGTCTTGCGCCACATGAATTGCAGATTTCCCTTCGGCCCCGAGGGCACTTTCAACGCGAGCACGCGGTCTGCGAGACGATCGATCGCCTCGCTCGCGGGGGATTCGGGATAGGCCAGCACAAAGGCATGACGGCGACGCACCGCGCGGCTGATGTTGGGATCGGTCGGCACGAAACCGAGCAGGTCGATCGAGATGTTGAGAAACCGTTCGGCGACACCCGTGAGGTCCTGATAGATCTTCCGCGCGGCCTTCTCCCCCGAGACGTTGTTGGGCAGCAGGAAGAACCGGTTTTCGCCGTAGTTCGTCGAGAGCACCTTCATCACCGCGTACGCGTCGGTGATGCTGGTGGGCTCCGGCGTCGCCACGACGATCGCCGCCTGCGCCGCCGACGCGAAGTACATGACGTTGGGGCTGATTCCCGCGCCGGTGTCGATGAGCAGGATGTCCACCTCGGATTCGTACGCCTCGAACTCCGAGATCAGCTTGAGCCGCTCGTCCTCGCCCAGATGCGTGAGACGCTCGACGCCCGACGACGACGGCAGCACCTTGATGTCGCCGGGTCCGTCGATCACCACGTCGCGCAACGAACGCTCTCCCGAGAGCACGTGCTCGATATTCGCGCTGTGCGTGATGTTGAGGATGACGTCGATGTTCGCGAGCCCGAGGTCGGCGTCGAGCACCAGCACGCGGAGGCCGCGCTTCGCGAGCGCGATCGCCAGATTCGCGGTGATGTTGGTCTTGCCCACGCCACCCTTGCCGCTCGTGACGGCGATGACACGCACCGCCCCCGCCGGACGAGGCCGTCCCGACCGGACACGGCGTTCCTGGGCCTCCCTGGCCTTCTCGATAAGCTGCGCAGCCTGATCCATGGCCATCCCGTCGGCGTTCAGTGCGCCGTGATTCCCAGCAGTTGATCCACCACGCGCTCCGCCGTGGCGGGTTCGATGTCGTCGGGCACCTGTTGCCCGATCGTGAACCAGCTCAGCGGAAACGCGTGCGTCGCGGCGAGCGTGAACACGCCGCCCAGCGCGTTGCTCTCGTCGAGTTTCGAGGCGATGAGCGAGGACGGCGAAAAAATGCGGAACTGTTCGGCGATATCCGCGAGATCGCGATACTGCGTCGTTGCCGAGACGATGAGGTGCGTCTCGAATCGCGCGTTCCCCGCGAAATACGCGGCCATTTTATTCAGCATCATCCGGTCTTTTTGCCCCACGCCCGCGGTGTCGACGAAGATCACGTCCTTGTCCGCGTGTCGCGCGATCTTTTCGGCCAGGTCGCGCTCGTCGCCGGCGATCTCGACCGGCACATCCATGATGCGGCCGTACACGCGAAGCTGCTCGACCGCGCCGACGCGAAAGGTGTCGACCGTCAGAAACGCCGCGCGCTTGCGCCGATCGAGCACCTGCCCCGCCGCAAGCTTCGCGAGGGTTGTCGTCTTCCCGACCCCCGTCGGCCCCACGAGCGCGCAGACCGTTTGCCCCTTCGCGCCGGCGAAGGGGTCCTTCACCTTGATGCGATTCATGATCGCGCCCGCGATG
This DNA window, taken from Deltaproteobacteria bacterium, encodes the following:
- a CDS encoding MinD/ParA family protein translates to MRVIAVTSGKGGVGKTNITANLAIALAKRGLRVLVLDADLGLANIDVILNITHSANIEHVLSGERSLRDVVIDGPGDIKVLPSSSGVERLTHLGEDERLKLISEFEAYESEVDILLIDTGAGISPNVMYFASAAQAAIVVATPEPTSITDAYAVMKVLSTNYGENRFFLLPNNVSGEKAARKIYQDLTGVAERFLNISIDLLGFVPTDPNISRAVRRRHAFVLAYPESPASEAIDRLADRVLALKVPSGPKGNLQFMWRKTLDLL
- the flhF gene encoding flagellar biosynthesis protein FlhF, producing the protein MQTKSFRAPTMKDAIALVKAELGPEAVILTTRSVRSHKGLLGRVEIEITAAPDPQRAARAAKAAEPAANSPEISTTAEPRPDDLARRLAALESSGAVDALRARVDRMGEQLDDVTRLLARLTEAGEVPAVAEVSAPVAPAVSRVYESILARLVDRGVAVDLARDIVAEAACADFEADEFEVLPHIAGAIMNRIKVKDPFAGAKGQTVCALVGPTGVGKTTTLAKLAAGQVLDRRKRAAFLTVDTFRVGAVEQLRVYGRIMDVPVEIAGDERDLAEKIARHADKDVIFVDTAGVGQKDRMMLNKMAAYFAGNARFETHLIVSATTQYRDLADIAEQFRIFSPSSLIASKLDESNALGGVFTLAATHAFPLSWFTIGQQVPDDIEPATAERVVDQLLGITAH